In the Telopea speciosissima isolate NSW1024214 ecotype Mountain lineage chromosome 6, Tspe_v1, whole genome shotgun sequence genome, ATCCCTCATCCACTTCCCCTTAAACCCCACCCCtgccaccaaaaaaaaaaaaaaaggagagcaACAACTAGGGAGGCTAACAGGTCAGCTTAGGGCCCAAGAAAGGATTTTTCTCTTCGAAACCCCTTGTATTAGAAAGTTGAGTGGACGAGGAATCATACATAAATGATCGAACTCTCATATGTCCCGATTGTGCATCAAATGCAAACGGAGTTTCCCTTTCAATGTTTCGCATAATTTTCATCTATCTGCCTCTGAAAGCTCATGAGGTGAATCAGTAAAAGCTGACGATTGCATCATTATTGTCTAATCATTTGAAATTCCTGTTACAGAGGTTCCAGAATCTACAGAAGAGAAAAGTACTGGGGGCTCCAATGACAGAGGTAATTGTTGAATTAGTTCTACTGCCTGCAATGAATAGATTTTTAATCAAGACAGTGACCACCTTGttccttttgtttgtttttcagATGCTGCTCTTGCACGGGTCGAATCAGAGAAGAAATTGGCTTTGGTAAAAGCATGGGAAGAAAGTGAAAAGACAAAGGCAGAGAACAAGTAAGaggaatttgaattttttctctTAGAAGTTGTCACATATTTCTTATTGCACATGGATAGCAAGTAAAGAtagttgatgattcccttgttAGTCAAGTTCACTTTGGCTGCTGAAACTGAGTTTTGCCTCGTTAATACACGGGGAAACATTTATGCTCTTCTGGCATCTTATAAGTTCTAACAAGAACCTTctatgttatataaatctgtTCCAGTAGTCTTCAAGTGAACAACCACCACAAATTGGTTTTGCAGCACTTCATCATTCTTTTCAGCTGACACTGAAGCCACTAGTGGTATCATCAAAATTTTCAGTATTGTCAGTTTTAACCATCTGACTTGGCCAGCCAAAAACATGTTAATCTTACTTAATAAGCTGCAGTGTTTCCCATCTACTAATTTAATTGAGATGGTCATGGAAATCAAGAGAATtaatttagggatttaagtAGACTTTTTGAATTCTATTACAATTGATATGTCTCCACTCTTTGGCAACCTAAAATCCTGTTAGATTTGCAACTTAGCTACTTCGACTATTGAACAGGGCCCATAAAAAGCTTTCTGCCGTTGGATCATGGGAGAATACCAAGAAAGCAGCTATAGAAGCCAAGCTGAAAAAGATCGAGGTAAACAGTCCTCCACTTATCTAGTTTATAAAcatctttggtttttttatttatttaggggTGAGGGAGGGATCTACTCGAACTAAATAAAACTGTTGCGTTGACAAAAACCCTTCATGCATGCAGGAACAACTGGAAAAGAAGAAGGCAGAGTATGTGGAGAAAATGAAAAACCAGGTGGCTCAAATCCACAAGGAAGCAGATGAAAAGCGAGCAATGATTCAAGCCAAGCGTGGAGAAGATCTTCTCAAAGCAGAGGAGATAGCTGCAAAGTATCGAGCAACTGGGAATACTCCCAAGAAACTCATTGGATGCTTTGGAGCTTGAAATTCTATGCTTGATAAATAGCAAAGAAATTGAACTTACTCACTTTCTGTAAATGGTCCTTCTTGCGATTGTTTGCTATTTCATTTGTTGTTTGCTTTTGGTGGAGATCTGATAAATgtttctttctattttgtgtATAGTGTGCAAGTGTGATGAATTTCTATGTAAATTGGTAAACATATTTAATTTATGAAACCAAGTTTTATATATTCTGCAAGTTGTTATTCAACTTACTGTAACCAtcttcctccccctccccctccctctcttcttttttctttacttttttttgggggtgggggtggggggtaagaggagaagaggggaagaggAAAAGCATTGGTTGAGGGAACTACTTAGAAGGGAGTGGATATATTCAGACTATTTGCAAACCTAgcatcaatttcttctttccttttcctgtATTATTTTGACgggaaagggagaatgttttctgtgccggggACGCAGGCAGCgcccagacatatggggtgggcaaaatgaccatcccgcCCCCCTAACTGGCAGGCATGTATGAGCGCaggctacgctgcggcacagagaacatcagccccaTTTTAAAACATAAAGGTTAGTTGGAGAAAAGGATGGAAGCCAGCCGCCCCTAATGGTATACAAAGCAAATGGGTACCCAAAGAAATTATGGGAGATGGATCTACACGCTACCTTCTTATATTAGCACCTTACATATATACTAAGCCAATAAAGGGGTGCAAATGGTATATttaatgagagagaaaaggagctAACATATTTAAGAGAGAAGTACACATTGACAGGCGGAGTGGATTCTATGTGAGTGGCCTTGAAGGGCCTTGGATGGTTCTTGTACAAGGACACAATCCGGTCTCCtttgtggtgggggggggggggggagtgggacTGGGGGAGCATTGAGCACACCCTTTGCCagtggactctctctctctctcttgcccatatgggtaatttcaatttatttttataataattcTATATCCCTATCTTAAAGgagagttttcctccacccatagaggacgatggttcacccaccatcctagggttcacaaacccctataaggttttagtatgttcccaaaaTTCTCTCCTGGTGCCCTCTCACCATATCATTCACTGTAAGTGAAGAAAACCTAGTTACTTAAAAGAAAGTATCAAGTTCTACATACACATGCATACGCATATAGAAGTGTCATTCAAACACTCCCATTTCTCTTAGCTGCTTATGAACAATACACAAAACGATACCAAAAGGAGCGAAGGAAGGGGGGCAAGAGGTGGGTAGAAATTTCAGAGCTATGAACCTACGAAACATGTCCATTAagaattttttggatttgaccGTATGCCTTTTCTATATTTTTGGGGGAGTTCAAAAGTCGTTGGCCCAAATCCATTCAACTCAAACGCCCCCAAggcattatcaaaaaaatagCCCCAAAGGCAAAATATCAGAAATACAATATGCATCAAAGGTCGTTGGGCTTGGCCGAAAGCCCAAATGCCCAGCCTAGGATAGGATTGCTTAATCCACATCGATCAGGTCGATCATTGGCCAAGTGCATGTACTGATTGTC is a window encoding:
- the LOC122664407 gene encoding remorin-like gives rise to the protein MGEVETKKEETVEAPSDPSLPTTPPPVEETSKDVAEEKTVIPPPPPEEKEKVDDSKALAIVEKVPESTEEKSTGGSNDRDAALARVESEKKLALVKAWEESEKTKAENKAHKKLSAVGSWENTKKAAIEAKLKKIEEQLEKKKAEYVEKMKNQVAQIHKEADEKRAMIQAKRGEDLLKAEEIAAKYRATGNTPKKLIGCFGA